A part of Olleya sp. Bg11-27 genomic DNA contains:
- a CDS encoding efflux RND transporter periplasmic adaptor subunit produces MKHIITLSFLAILLASCNGDKKNTVEKVLEKNDLKEIRTKRAELVTEQDAIHSKIKLLDDRIKTLDKTQNTPLITTFEAKEEVFNHVLELQGNVTTKNLLIITPEYNGILTNVYVKEGQRVSKGQVLAKIDDGGLSQQLAQYKIQSDLAKTTFERQKRLWDQKIGSEIQFLQAQSSYQSQQEAINQIQQQLNKTTVRAPFSGTIDDVITEKGSVVSAGQTPLMQIVNLDNMYIETDVPESYVSSVIKGKNVNVEFAVLGKTIDTKVRQAGDVINPANRTFKVEIGVPNKDKSIKPNLTARLKINDYTNEKAILVPQSIISENAEGEQYVYIVSDKKENNEGVVNKVIIKTGKTQGDVIEVLDGIPNGAELILEGARSVKDGQTVKVINY; encoded by the coding sequence ATGAAACATATAATAACACTCTCTTTTTTAGCTATTTTATTAGCCTCTTGCAATGGAGATAAAAAAAATACAGTCGAAAAAGTTTTAGAAAAAAACGATCTAAAAGAGATACGAACTAAAAGAGCAGAATTAGTAACAGAACAAGATGCTATTCACTCTAAAATAAAATTATTAGACGACAGAATTAAAACATTAGATAAAACACAAAACACACCTTTAATTACCACTTTTGAAGCTAAAGAAGAAGTGTTTAATCATGTTTTAGAATTACAAGGTAACGTAACGACTAAAAATCTATTAATCATTACACCAGAATACAACGGTATACTAACTAATGTATATGTTAAAGAAGGGCAACGTGTCTCTAAAGGGCAAGTTTTAGCAAAAATTGATGATGGTGGATTAAGTCAACAATTAGCACAATATAAAATACAATCTGATTTAGCAAAAACAACTTTTGAACGTCAGAAAAGATTATGGGATCAAAAAATTGGTAGCGAAATTCAGTTTTTGCAAGCGCAATCATCTTACCAATCTCAACAAGAAGCAATCAATCAAATACAACAACAACTAAACAAAACGACAGTTAGAGCGCCTTTTAGCGGAACGATTGACGATGTTATTACAGAAAAAGGAAGTGTTGTTAGTGCTGGACAAACACCACTTATGCAAATTGTAAACTTAGACAATATGTATATTGAAACAGATGTTCCAGAAAGTTATGTTTCTTCTGTTATAAAAGGTAAAAATGTAAATGTAGAATTTGCAGTTTTAGGAAAAACAATAGACACTAAAGTACGCCAAGCGGGAGACGTAATTAATCCAGCTAATAGAACCTTTAAAGTCGAAATTGGTGTACCAAATAAAGATAAAAGCATCAAGCCCAACTTAACGGCTAGACTTAAAATTAACGATTACACCAACGAAAAAGCCATTTTAGTACCACAAAGTATTATTTCTGAAAATGCAGAAGGTGAACAGTACGTCTATATTGTTTCAGACAAAAAAGAGAATAATGAAGGTGTTGTAAACAAAGTCATTATTAAAACAGGAAAGACACAAGGCGATGTTATTGAAGTTTTAGACGGTATCCCTAATGGCGCAGAATTAATTTTAGAAGGAGCGCGTAGTGTAAAGGACGGGCAAACTGTTAAGGTAATAAACTACTAA
- a CDS encoding TolC family protein — MRNILIIFSFILSTFAYSQETTPTEFSLQEAIDYALENNRSVKNAALDIDAAVKQKWETTATGLPQLSAAVDYQNALKRNIFVFGDQIIQVGSRHTLTGTATLSQLLFDGSYIVGLQSAKVYLEISKNAKTKTDLEVRKAVINAYGNVLLAEESVSIIEKNITVLEKNLNEITKIFENGLEEEESVEQLKITLSSIQSRLNNTNRLKILAYQMLNLTIGKPIDEQTVLTENLDALTLQNIQLELLNTDNNVENTIDYKIAENDKTSKELLVKLEKSKALPSLNAFINGAYAGNRESFNFTNTGEKWFGSSIFGVSLNVPIFSSGMRSAATQRAKINLEKAEINLTETEQMLNLQIHSAKSDYQFAIEEYQNKKDNLTLAERIEQKNQTKFFEGIGSSFDLRQAQTQLYTAQQDLLQTMLDVITKKAELETLLNTTN; from the coding sequence ATGAGAAACATACTAATAATTTTTAGTTTTATTCTTAGCACTTTTGCTTATTCTCAAGAAACTACTCCAACCGAGTTTTCTTTACAAGAAGCAATTGATTATGCTTTAGAAAACAATAGATCAGTAAAAAATGCTGCTCTAGATATTGATGCTGCTGTCAAACAAAAATGGGAAACAACCGCAACAGGTTTGCCTCAACTTAGTGCTGCAGTAGATTATCAAAATGCATTAAAACGTAATATTTTTGTTTTTGGAGATCAAATCATCCAAGTTGGATCAAGACACACATTAACAGGTACTGCTACCCTAAGTCAACTACTTTTTGACGGTTCTTATATTGTGGGTTTACAATCTGCAAAAGTGTACTTAGAGATTTCTAAAAACGCAAAAACAAAGACGGACTTAGAGGTTAGAAAAGCCGTTATTAATGCTTATGGAAATGTTCTTTTAGCAGAAGAGAGTGTTTCTATAATAGAAAAAAACATAACTGTTTTAGAAAAAAACCTAAATGAAATTACTAAAATTTTTGAAAACGGTTTAGAAGAAGAAGAAAGTGTAGAACAATTAAAAATCACACTATCTAGTATTCAAAGTAGATTAAACAATACTAATCGACTAAAGATACTAGCCTATCAAATGCTAAACTTAACTATAGGGAAACCTATTGACGAGCAAACCGTATTAACTGAAAATCTAGACGCGTTAACACTCCAAAACATTCAGTTGGAATTATTAAACACTGATAACAATGTAGAAAACACAATAGATTACAAAATCGCTGAAAACGATAAAACATCAAAAGAGTTATTAGTAAAATTGGAAAAAAGCAAAGCTTTACCAAGCTTAAACGCTTTTATTAATGGCGCTTACGCGGGAAACAGAGAGTCCTTTAACTTTACAAACACTGGAGAAAAATGGTTTGGCTCTTCTATCTTTGGTGTCAGTTTAAATGTCCCGATTTTTAGTTCTGGTATGAGAAGCGCAGCAACGCAACGTGCAAAAATCAATTTAGAAAAAGCAGAAATAAACCTTACGGAAACGGAACAAATGCTAAACCTACAAATACATTCTGCTAAAAGTGATTACCAATTTGCAATTGAAGAGTACCAAAACAAAAAAGATAACCTAACGCTTGCTGAGCGAATCGAACAAAAAAATCAAACTAAATTTTTTGAAGGTATTGGGTCAAGTTTCGATTTAAGACAAGCACAAACTCAATTATATACTGCTCAACAAGATTTACTTCAAACCATGTTAGATGTAATTACAAAAAAAGCAGAACTAGAGACTTTACTAAACACGACTAACTAA
- a CDS encoding TetR/AcrR family transcriptional regulator, with the protein MREKIINKSAELFLTLGFKSVTMDDIANELGISKKTIYQHFDNKTKLVEATTLNLFNNICDGIDCISEASHNPIEELYDIKMFVMNYLKNEKTSPQFQLKKYYPKIHLQLHMKQFEKMHVSVKESIQKGVDTKLFRENIDVDFISRMYFNGMSGIKDETIFPSNLFTMDYLMESYLEYHLRAICNDKGLQTLNKFITNHQS; encoded by the coding sequence ATGAGAGAAAAAATTATAAATAAATCCGCAGAATTGTTTTTAACACTTGGTTTTAAAAGTGTTACAATGGACGATATCGCCAATGAGCTAGGGATATCTAAAAAAACAATATATCAGCATTTTGATAATAAAACAAAATTGGTTGAAGCGACCACACTAAATCTGTTCAATAATATTTGTGATGGTATAGACTGTATTTCCGAAGCATCACATAATCCAATAGAGGAATTGTACGATATTAAGATGTTTGTTATGAATTATCTTAAAAACGAAAAAACATCACCACAATTTCAGCTAAAAAAATACTACCCGAAAATACATTTACAATTACACATGAAACAATTCGAAAAAATGCATGTTTCCGTAAAAGAAAGTATCCAAAAAGGAGTTGACACCAAATTATTTAGAGAAAATATTGACGTTGACTTTATTTCTAGAATGTACTTTAATGGTATGTCTGGTATTAAGGATGAAACTATTTTTCCTTCAAATTTATTTACAATGGACTACTTAATGGAAAGCTACTTAGAATACCATTTAAGAGCTATATGTAATGATAAAGGGCTACAAACATTAAACAAATTTATAACTAACCATCAATCCTAA
- a CDS encoding polyprenyl synthetase family protein: MQNILSYQSAFTDYLKGYSSPKEPENLYSPIHYILGLGGKRLRPVLTLMTADIFGSDYNKALDAALSIEVFHNFSLVHDDIMDDAPLRRGQQTVHEKWDLNTGILSGDAMLIMAYQLFENYNPNTFQALAKLFSKTALEVCEGQQYDVDFETRDDVTIPEYLTMIEYKTAVLVGAAMKMGAIVAETSEENQNSIYQFGRLLGIAFQLQDDYLDAFGDPETFGKQVGGDIIENKKTYLYLKALDFLGAKDKIQLEQLFSVQLDDNSDKIETVKQYFISSGSAKATQDAIKEYTEEAFKVLDTLSIAEEKKHLLKAFGTNLMTRSV, translated from the coding sequence ATGCAAAATATTTTATCATACCAGTCTGCTTTTACAGATTATTTAAAAGGTTACTCGTCACCAAAAGAACCAGAAAATTTATATAGTCCTATTCATTATATATTAGGGTTAGGGGGTAAGCGTTTACGTCCCGTACTAACTTTAATGACTGCGGATATTTTTGGTAGTGATTATAACAAAGCTTTAGATGCTGCTTTAAGTATTGAGGTGTTTCATAATTTTTCTTTAGTACATGATGATATTATGGATGATGCACCTTTAAGAAGAGGACAGCAAACAGTGCATGAAAAATGGGATCTTAATACTGGTATTTTATCGGGAGATGCGATGTTGATTATGGCTTATCAGTTGTTTGAAAACTATAACCCAAATACATTTCAGGCATTAGCAAAGTTATTTAGTAAAACAGCTTTAGAGGTTTGCGAAGGTCAACAATACGATGTTGATTTTGAAACTCGAGATGATGTCACTATCCCAGAGTATTTAACAATGATTGAGTACAAAACAGCGGTTTTAGTGGGAGCAGCCATGAAAATGGGCGCTATTGTGGCAGAGACTTCAGAGGAAAATCAAAATAGTATCTATCAATTTGGTCGTTTATTAGGTATAGCTTTTCAGTTACAAGACGATTATTTAGATGCTTTTGGTGATCCAGAAACATTTGGTAAACAGGTGGGAGGTGATATCATAGAAAATAAAAAAACGTACTTATATTTAAAGGCTTTAGATTTTTTAGGGGCTAAAGATAAAATACAGTTGGAACAGTTGTTTTCTGTTCAATTAGATGATAATTCAGATAAGATAGAAACGGTAAAACAGTACTTTATTAGTTCGGGTTCTGCAAAAGCAACACAAGATGCTATAAAGGAATACACAGAAGAAGCCTTTAAAGTTTTAGATACACTTAGTATTGCTGAAGAGAAGAAACATTTACTAAAAGCTTTTGGAACTAATTTAATGACAAGAAGTGTGTAA
- a CDS encoding RrF2 family transcriptional regulator produces MFSKACEYGIRASIFIAKNSFEGKRVSPKEIAAEIDSPQAFTAKILQALVKNNIVNSVKGAYGGFEIDKKDIALIKLSQVVEAIDGDAVYSGCGLGLSKCDENHPCPVHDKFKVIRDGLKVMLETTNLEELALGIKSGVSFLKT; encoded by the coding sequence ATGTTTTCAAAAGCTTGCGAATACGGAATTAGAGCCTCGATTTTTATTGCTAAAAACTCGTTTGAAGGCAAACGCGTTAGCCCTAAGGAGATTGCAGCAGAAATTGATTCGCCTCAAGCTTTTACAGCTAAAATTTTACAGGCTTTAGTTAAAAATAACATTGTTAACTCTGTAAAAGGGGCATACGGTGGTTTTGAAATTGATAAAAAAGACATTGCATTAATTAAGTTATCTCAAGTGGTTGAGGCTATAGATGGCGATGCTGTTTATAGTGGTTGTGGTTTGGGCTTAAGTAAGTGTGACGAAAACCATCCTTGTCCGGTACATGATAAATTTAAGGTTATAAGAGATGGACTTAAAGTGATGTTAGAAACTACTAATTTAGAAGAATTGGCACTGGGTATAAAATCTGGAGTCTCGTTTTTAAAGACCTAA
- the ric gene encoding iron-sulfur cluster repair di-iron protein, whose translation MQTLHENSQKEIGQFVAEDFRTAALFNKYKIDFCCRGNRTVEEVCTKNNIDSNLLLDELDAIMRSSSGQNIDYQSWPLDLLVDYIEKKHHRYVEEKTPILRQFLDKLCKVHGANHPELFKINDLFTASAGELASHMKKEELILFPFIKKMVKVKLSNGVLQTPAFGSVESPIAMMMHEHDNEGVRFREIAKLTADYTPPADACNTYKVTYAMLDEFEKDLHLHIHLENNILFPKAKALEAQFEN comes from the coding sequence ATGCAAACATTACATGAAAATAGTCAAAAAGAGATCGGGCAATTTGTAGCCGAAGATTTTAGAACAGCAGCGCTTTTTAATAAGTATAAAATAGATTTTTGTTGTAGAGGAAACAGGACGGTAGAGGAGGTATGTACTAAAAATAATATTGATAGTAATTTATTGTTAGATGAGTTGGATGCTATTATGCGAAGCAGTAGTGGTCAAAATATAGATTATCAATCTTGGCCTTTAGATTTGTTAGTGGACTATATCGAAAAGAAACACCACCGTTATGTTGAAGAAAAAACACCTATACTACGTCAATTTTTAGATAAATTATGCAAAGTGCATGGTGCAAATCATCCAGAATTATTTAAAATAAACGACTTGTTTACTGCGTCTGCTGGCGAATTAGCATCACACATGAAAAAAGAGGAATTGATCTTGTTTCCGTTTATAAAGAAAATGGTTAAAGTTAAATTAAGCAATGGTGTTTTACAAACGCCGGCTTTTGGTAGTGTAGAGAGTCCTATTGCTATGATGATGCATGAGCATGATAATGAAGGTGTCCGATTTAGAGAAATAGCTAAATTAACAGCAGATTACACGCCACCTGCAGATGCTTGTAATACTTATAAAGTAACGTATGCTATGTTAGATGAATTTGAAAAAGATTTACATCTACATATTCATTTAGAAAATAATATTTTATTTCCAAAAGCTAAAGCGTTGGAAGCTCAGTTTGAGAACTAG
- a CDS encoding TonB-dependent receptor: MKKFIIFSISLFFSGFTFAQEDTTFTKKDTTKLEEVIVLGRRKLSNYRQEKTLSSIDEFLEKSNKITMIKRGNYAWEPSINNMTSDRLSVTIDGMQIFGACTDKMDPITSYVDVSNLEKVSVGSGQEGTENGHCVGGNIDLQIPKSKYFESGLKTSADVGYETNGNYKTGGLDVEYSGNKFYINADGIYRKSDNYDTGNSKEILYSQFEKFNISLQTGYKLSENQSFDAHIIYDKATDVGYPALPMDVSLAEALITSITHNYSNDSTFIKTLETKLYFNTITHIMDDSKRPDVPIRMDMPGWSDTYGFYSKATAQVNKHQLAFNFNGFYNRALAEMTMYPNDSDQPAMFMYTWPDIRTLYTGIYAKDSYALNNQETISASLRLGYHHNKIAKAVGLESLQIFHPEIDATNSRFLTSFSSNYTLKKEKSNYSFGLGYGERAPSVSEGYGFFLYNSFDNYDNIGNPTLKNEKAIEANFKADYNFNKLTIGLESSYFYLMDYIIGDIDTTLNPMTIGANGVRVYNALPNASIFDVYVNTSYKFSNTISANASVGYNYGKGSNNKNLPLIKPFSYLTELNYNIKTFNAALQLEGNGNQSNYSNFYGEDETPSYSVLNLNLGHVFFLDTNKFILKYGVENILDTTYSTYADWNNIQRQGRNFYMNVSVVF, translated from the coding sequence ATGAAAAAGTTTATAATATTTAGTATCAGCTTATTTTTTAGCGGATTTACATTTGCTCAAGAAGACACCACTTTTACAAAAAAAGATACTACAAAATTAGAAGAGGTTATTGTTTTAGGGAGACGAAAACTAAGTAACTACCGTCAAGAAAAAACATTATCCAGTATTGATGAGTTTCTAGAAAAATCAAACAAAATAACCATGATTAAACGTGGTAATTATGCTTGGGAGCCTTCCATCAATAATATGACAAGTGATCGCTTAAGTGTTACCATTGATGGTATGCAAATATTTGGTGCTTGTACAGATAAAATGGATCCGATTACATCTTACGTAGATGTCTCTAACTTAGAAAAAGTTAGTGTTGGATCAGGACAAGAAGGCACAGAAAATGGACATTGTGTTGGAGGGAACATTGATTTACAAATTCCAAAATCTAAATACTTTGAATCTGGACTAAAAACGAGTGCTGATGTAGGTTATGAAACTAATGGAAACTATAAAACCGGAGGCTTAGACGTAGAATATTCTGGAAACAAATTTTATATTAATGCTGACGGAATTTACCGTAAATCGGATAATTATGATACCGGAAATAGTAAGGAAATATTATATTCTCAATTCGAAAAATTTAATATCTCGCTTCAAACAGGCTACAAACTATCCGAAAACCAATCTTTTGATGCTCACATAATTTACGATAAAGCAACAGACGTTGGTTATCCTGCATTACCAATGGATGTATCGTTGGCTGAAGCTTTAATTACATCTATAACCCATAATTACAGCAACGACTCTACGTTTATTAAAACCTTAGAAACCAAGCTATATTTTAATACTATTACACATATAATGGACGACTCAAAACGTCCTGATGTCCCAATTAGAATGGATATGCCAGGTTGGAGTGATACCTATGGGTTTTATAGCAAAGCAACCGCACAGGTTAATAAACACCAATTAGCATTTAATTTTAACGGGTTTTACAACCGGGCTTTAGCAGAAATGACCATGTATCCAAACGACTCTGACCAACCTGCCATGTTTATGTATACTTGGCCAGATATTAGAACATTGTACACTGGTATATATGCAAAGGATAGCTATGCGTTAAATAATCAAGAAACAATTTCAGCATCACTAAGATTAGGATACCACCACAACAAAATAGCAAAAGCGGTTGGATTAGAAAGTTTACAGATTTTTCACCCAGAAATAGACGCTACCAACAGTCGATTTCTAACTAGCTTTTCTTCAAATTATACTTTAAAAAAAGAAAAATCAAACTATTCATTTGGATTAGGCTACGGAGAAAGAGCGCCTTCTGTTAGCGAAGGTTATGGCTTTTTCTTATATAATAGCTTTGATAATTATGATAACATAGGAAACCCAACCTTAAAAAACGAAAAAGCTATTGAAGCTAATTTTAAAGCTGATTATAATTTTAACAAACTTACTATTGGATTAGAATCGTCTTACTTCTATTTAATGGATTATATCATAGGAGACATAGACACAACATTAAATCCAATGACTATTGGAGCCAATGGCGTACGTGTTTATAATGCGTTACCAAACGCTTCTATTTTTGATGTGTATGTCAATACATCGTACAAATTCAGCAATACCATCTCGGCAAATGCAAGTGTTGGTTATAATTATGGAAAAGGTAGTAATAACAAGAATTTACCATTAATAAAACCGTTTTCTTATTTAACTGAATTAAACTATAACATTAAAACCTTTAATGCAGCTTTACAATTAGAGGGTAATGGAAACCAAAGTAATTACAGTAATTTTTATGGCGAAGACGAAACACCGTCATACTCTGTTTTAAACCTCAACTTAGGACATGTGTTTTTCCTTGACACCAACAAGTTTATACTAAAATATGGTGTAGAAAACATTTTAGACACGACATATTCTACCTACGCAGATTGGAATAACATACAAAGACAAGGACGCAATTTTTATATGAATGTATCTGTAGTCTTCTAA
- a CDS encoding ABC transporter permease, translating into MLKILKYSFYDLMRSRWSYVYFAFYLLLGIVLLFLNNDLSKAVITLMNVIIVLVPLIGTIFGVMYYYNNKEFTELLLAQPLKRSSIFMGQYLGVALSLSMSLILGLGIPFVFYGLFQSSAIWDFSLLIITGTFLTLIFTALAFNIALSNENKIKGFGYAILLWLFLAVIYDGLFLMTLIMFEDYPLDKLSLIGTMLNPIDLSRTLILLKLDISALLGYTGAVFKQFFGTNVGLIVSFVMLSVWVVLPVSRIIYKSKKKDF; encoded by the coding sequence ATGCTTAAAATATTAAAATATAGTTTTTACGACTTAATGCGTAGTCGCTGGAGTTACGTCTACTTTGCATTTTATTTACTACTTGGTATTGTGTTATTGTTTTTAAATAACGACTTATCAAAAGCCGTCATTACATTAATGAATGTTATCATTGTTTTAGTACCACTAATTGGAACCATTTTTGGAGTCATGTATTACTACAACAATAAAGAATTTACGGAACTATTATTAGCACAACCATTAAAACGATCTTCCATTTTTATGGGACAATATTTAGGTGTTGCTTTATCGTTATCTATGAGTTTAATTTTAGGATTAGGGATTCCGTTTGTGTTTTACGGACTGTTTCAAAGTAGTGCTATCTGGGATTTTTCATTATTAATAATTACCGGTACATTTTTAACTCTAATTTTTACTGCATTAGCTTTTAATATTGCACTATCTAACGAGAACAAGATTAAAGGGTTTGGTTATGCTATTTTACTTTGGTTATTTCTAGCAGTAATTTACGATGGCTTATTTTTAATGACACTTATTATGTTTGAAGACTATCCTTTAGATAAACTATCACTAATAGGCACCATGTTAAATCCTATAGATTTATCAAGAACCTTAATACTTTTAAAACTAGACATCTCTGCTTTACTAGGCTATACTGGCGCAGTTTTCAAACAATTTTTCGGGACTAATGTAGGATTAATAGTATCCTTTGTAATGCTTTCTGTTTGGGTTGTATTACCCGTTTCTAGAATTATATACAAATCTAAAAAGAAAGATTTCTAA
- a CDS encoding ABC transporter ATP-binding protein — MVTIQNLHKKFGKNQVLSGVDLSISEGGIFAVLGPNGSGKTTLIKAILGMVIPNKGDITVLGENIKKNPEYRHKIDYLPQIANFPSNLKVKELIKMIKDLRKPTSEDQRLIELFKLDPFLDKKLGNLSGGTKQKVNLVLTFMFNSPLIILDEPTTGLDPISLIRLKDLIKAEKAKGKTILITSHIMSFVEEISDEIVFILEGKIYFKGSISELKTKTQQPDFEHAIASILTDNHA, encoded by the coding sequence ATGGTAACCATTCAAAATTTACATAAAAAGTTCGGAAAAAACCAAGTATTAAGTGGCGTAGACTTAAGCATTAGTGAAGGCGGAATTTTTGCTGTACTGGGACCAAATGGTTCAGGAAAAACAACATTGATTAAAGCCATTTTGGGAATGGTAATCCCTAATAAAGGTGACATTACAGTCCTTGGAGAAAACATTAAAAAAAATCCAGAATACAGGCATAAAATTGACTATCTACCACAAATAGCAAACTTCCCCAGTAATTTAAAAGTAAAAGAATTAATCAAAATGATTAAGGATTTACGTAAACCAACTTCAGAAGACCAACGTCTGATAGAACTGTTTAAATTAGACCCTTTTTTAGATAAAAAACTAGGTAATTTATCTGGAGGAACAAAGCAAAAAGTTAATCTAGTATTAACGTTTATGTTTAATAGTCCATTAATTATTTTAGACGAACCCACTACAGGTTTAGATCCAATATCATTAATACGATTAAAAGATTTAATTAAAGCCGAAAAAGCCAAAGGAAAAACAATACTTATCACCTCACACATTATGAGTTTTGTTGAAGAAATATCAGATGAAATTGTATTTATTCTAGAAGGTAAAATATACTTTAAAGGCTCAATTTCAGAATTAAAAACCAAGACACAGCAGCCCGATTTTGAGCATGCAATTGCGTCTATATTAACCGATAATCATGCTTAA
- a CDS encoding nitrous oxide reductase family maturation protein NosD: MKYSSLILLALFMVNTAIAQTIEVCKTCPIRTVKEAISQAKDFDTIIIKKGTYKEHAIVIDKPLTIIGKNYPVIDGESKGEIITIKADNVTVDGLFIINVGTSYTEDYAAIRVRNSKNFVIQNLVLEKLFFGIYIEKSRDGKVYHNKIIGDAVEEYNSGNGIQLWYSKNIQIEHNYVEHVRDGIYLEFSDGCLIKNNTSTLNVRYGLHFMFSNDDIYQDNTFENNGAGVAVMFSKRIKMYNNLFKENWGTASYGMLLKEINDAEIIGNTFEDNTIGINIEGSNRIIYKHNNFSNNGWAIKVKGACYTNTFTENNFLYNSFDIAYNSNVNDNVFDKNYWSNYTGYDLDKNGIGDVPYRPVKLFSYIVNRTPETIILLRSMFIDIIDFSEKVSPVFTPDNLLDNNPLIKKITW, from the coding sequence ATGAAATATTCAAGCCTTATTTTGTTAGCCCTATTTATGGTTAACACCGCTATTGCTCAAACTATTGAAGTGTGTAAAACATGTCCTATTCGCACTGTAAAAGAAGCCATAAGTCAAGCAAAAGACTTTGATACTATTATTATAAAAAAAGGGACGTATAAAGAGCATGCTATTGTTATAGACAAACCACTGACTATTATTGGTAAAAACTACCCTGTGATTGATGGAGAATCTAAAGGTGAAATCATCACCATAAAAGCAGACAATGTTACAGTTGATGGATTATTTATAATAAACGTAGGTACTAGTTATACGGAAGATTATGCTGCTATTAGAGTAAGAAATAGCAAAAATTTCGTGATTCAGAATCTAGTTCTTGAAAAATTATTTTTTGGTATTTACATTGAAAAGTCAAGAGATGGTAAAGTGTATCATAACAAAATTATTGGTGATGCTGTTGAAGAGTACAATTCCGGAAACGGAATCCAATTATGGTATAGTAAAAACATCCAAATTGAACATAATTATGTAGAGCATGTTAGAGATGGTATTTATTTAGAATTTTCTGACGGATGCCTTATCAAAAACAACACGAGCACCCTAAATGTACGTTATGGTTTACACTTTATGTTTTCTAACGATGACATCTACCAAGACAACACCTTTGAAAATAATGGTGCAGGTGTCGCTGTTATGTTTTCAAAGCGCATAAAAATGTACAATAATCTTTTTAAAGAAAACTGGGGAACAGCTTCTTACGGCATGCTTTTAAAAGAAATAAATGATGCCGAAATCATAGGTAATACTTTTGAAGACAATACCATCGGAATCAACATAGAGGGTTCTAACCGTATTATTTATAAACACAATAATTTTTCAAATAACGGATGGGCCATCAAAGTAAAAGGCGCCTGTTATACTAATACATTTACGGAAAACAATTTTTTATACAACTCCTTTGATATTGCTTACAACAGCAATGTTAACGATAATGTTTTTGATAAAAATTACTGGAGTAACTACACCGGTTATGACTTAGACAAAAATGGTATTGGAGACGTTCCTTACAGACCTGTAAAACTGTTTTCTTACATCGTGAATCGCACACCAGAAACTATCATTTTACTGCGTAGTATGTTTATAGATATTATTGACTTTTCAGAAAAAGTGTCACCAGTATTTACGCCAGACAATTTACTAGACAATAACCCACTAATAAAAAAAATAACATGGTAA
- a CDS encoding nitrous oxide reductase accessory protein NosL, whose product MKTLKHYLPVLLLLVITSCNVSPKAIAYGSDGCHFCKMTIVDKVHAAEFVTKKGKTYKFDATECMVNYFDEFDTSEIELYLTNHFSEPEALTDATQATFLISKSIPSPMGAFLTAFENKGEAEKIKAQKGGELYSWTQVLAHLKN is encoded by the coding sequence ATGAAAACACTAAAACACTATTTACCAGTCTTATTACTTCTTGTTATTACAAGTTGTAATGTCTCTCCAAAAGCCATAGCATATGGTAGCGATGGTTGTCACTTTTGTAAAATGACCATCGTAGATAAAGTGCACGCTGCAGAGTTTGTTACCAAAAAAGGTAAAACATACAAATTTGATGCAACTGAGTGTATGGTTAATTACTTTGATGAATTTGATACTTCAGAAATTGAATTATACTTAACGAATCATTTCTCAGAACCAGAAGCTCTTACCGATGCTACACAAGCCACTTTTTTAATTAGTAAAAGTATTCCAAGCCCAATGGGCGCATTTTTGACTGCTTTTGAAAATAAGGGAGAAGCCGAAAAAATAAAAGCTCAGAAAGGCGGTGAGTTATATTCTTGGACTCAAGTATTAGCGCATTTAAAAAACTAG